Proteins encoded together in one Bactrocera neohumeralis isolate Rockhampton chromosome 4, APGP_CSIRO_Bneo_wtdbg2-racon-allhic-juicebox.fasta_v2, whole genome shotgun sequence window:
- the LOC126755352 gene encoding guanine nucleotide-binding protein subunit beta-like protein 1, translated as MAVLPPDPVFTLRCPEMGPVNSICFHHCDRLLAGTLKGSVFLWDLQTNRSALHFEVGQQPITSLHHTDDTLITQEKGGTVTLWTMSNSGYVRERTIEANFNAFCRTALYTPPEGSGGPLLFYPCDENSIGVLHVNDDVAAPSQMLVPDDPQLPKLGSVSCFKPFESASQLFLLAGYESGHFLTWDLSSGVIIDLLQLDPEPMAIDYDAQTNRGIVGGPNDKLTAITYQRQSMQLQRANDITIKNAGINCIRIRDDQKVFASGGWDGRVRIFSWKSLRPLAVLTEHKTAGGGGIMDIAYSEGKVSMWNARIMASAGTDGQVALWDLYN; from the exons ATGGCCGTTTTGCCGCCTGATCCAGTTTTTACGCTGCGCTGCCCGGAGATGGGACCGGTGAATTCCATTTGCTTTCATCACTGCGATCGTTTGTTGGCCGGCACCCTTAAGGGTAGCGTTTTCTTGTGGGATTTGCAG ACAAATCGTTCCGCATTGCATTTTGAAGTTGGCCAACAGCCCATAACTAGTCTTCACCACACCGACGACACGCTGATTACGCAGGAAAAAGGTGGCACAGTTACTTTGTGGACAATGTCGAACAGTGGATATGTGCGTGAACGCACCATCGAAGCCAATTTCAATGCATTCTGTCGTACTGCTTTGTATACACCGCCTGAGGGCAGCGGTGGGCCGCTACTCTTCTATCCTTGTGATGAAAATTCAATTGGTGTGCTGCATGTGAATGATGATGTTGCTGCCCCATCGCAGATGCTTGTGCCAGACGATCCGCAATTACCGAAATTGGGCAGCGTATCTTGTTTCAAACCATTCGAAAGTGCTTCACAGTTATTCCTTCTCGCCGGCTATGAATCCGGTCATTTTCTGACATGGGATTTAAGTTCCGGCGTCATTATAGATTTGTTACAGTTGGATCCCGAACCAATGGCAATCGATTACGATGCACAAACTAATCGGGGCATTGTTGGAGGACCAA ATGACAAACTCACGGCCATTACGTATCAACGACAATCGATGCAATTGCAAAGAGCCAACGATATCACCATAAAAAATGCCGGCATTAACTGCATACGCATACGAGATGATCAGAAAGTATTTGCGAGCGGAGGTTGGGATGGTCGTGTGCGAATCTTCTCTTGGAAAAGTTTACGCCCACTTGCGGTGTTGACTGAACATAAAACTGCCGGCGGGGGCGGCATTATGGATATTGCATATTCAGAAGGGAAAGTGTCGATGTGGAATGCGCGCATTATGGCGTCCGCAGGCACCGATGGGCAGGTTGCTCTATGGGATTTATACAACTGA